In Equus caballus isolate H_3958 breed thoroughbred chromosome 25, TB-T2T, whole genome shotgun sequence, one DNA window encodes the following:
- the LOC106782575 gene encoding basic proline-rich protein-like, producing the protein MPKQVRASTSRREGPRPPRRSEPPRLCFWGPWARGLGRRSGTLPEATPGRAAPPSRGEGGAGGPEAAAPGLTCAPPGPGPVPGPGRGAGPAAFEERARRGRRAQTRGRGCLRGRDPARPGDRLPSARRPCPGARRRRGLHPPARPPPLAGRPGPPPPPPRRPARPPRLASRGRGRRGPGAPRPSGPGGGDGRPGRASPPPAAHRRPSSPAPAPAPARRGAREGGARGAGRPPRRPLPGPTGGGGRRRPRSGSRARWLGIMGMARPSSGGGARPGRTPARRARAHLPAALRRSRGRRAPPPRPATRGPPSARGRRQPPGTRRPSPDSHGDPRNAPAAVGELLVGVMPDSHPTPCRRRGPWGPVDRPVPGAGSAPLAEGRAERE; encoded by the coding sequence GTAAGGGCGAGCACCTCCCGCAGGGAAGGGCCGCGGCCTCCACGCAGGTCGGAGCCCCCGAGGCTATGTTTCTGGGGTCCGTGGGCTCGGGGGCTGGGGCGGCGCTCCGGGACCCTCCCCGAAGCCACGCCGGGCAGGGCTGCACCGCCTTCTCGCGGCGAGGGAGGAGCGGGCGGGCCGGAAGCCGCGGCGCCGGGCCTCACCTGCGCCCCACCTGGGCCCGGCCCCGTCCCCGGCCCCGGCCGCGGCGCCGGCCCCGCCGCCTTCGAGGAACGCGCGCGCCGGGGCCGCCGGGCGCAGACGCGGGGCCGGGGCTGCCTGCGGGGCCGCGACCCCGCGCGGCCAGGTGACCGCCTGCCGTCCGCGCGGCGCCCCTGCCCGGGAGCCCGGCGCCGGCGCGGCCTGCACCCTCCGGCCCGCCCCCCTCCCCTGGCCGGCCGCCCCgggcccccgccgcccccgccccggcgcccggcccgcccgccccgcctcgcgtcccgggggagggggcggcgAGGTCCTGGCGCGCCCCGCCCCTCGGGCCCAGGCGGAGGGGACGGGCGGCCCGGCCGCGCctccccgccgcccgccgcccacCGCCGCCCCTCgtccccggccccggccccggccccggcgcggcggggcgcgcgggagggcggggcgcgcggggcggggcgacCCCCCAGGCGCCCCCTCCCCGGACCTaccggcggcggcgggaggcggcGGCCGCGCTCCGGAAGCCGTGCCCGGTGGCTGGGCATCATGGGAATGGCACGGCCGAGTTCCGGGGGAGGCGCGCGGCCCGGCCGGACCCCCGCCCGGCGAGCGCGCGCCCACCTGCCGGCCGCGCTGCGGAGGAGCCGCGGGCGCCGGGCGCCTCCCCCGCGACCCGCGACCCGCGGCCCGCCCTCCGCCCGGGGGCGGCGCCAGCCTCCGGGGACGCGCCGCCCCTCCCCAGACTCGCACGGGGACCCCAGAAATGCTCCTGCTGCAGTCGGTGAATTACTTGTTGGCGTGATGCCtgactcccaccccaccccctgcaggAGGCGGGGACCCTGGGGTCCTGTTGACCGCCCCGTGCCCGGGGCTGGATCTGCGCCCCTCGCAGAGGGGCGCGCTGA